A stretch of the Clostridium fungisolvens genome encodes the following:
- the ureG gene encoding urease accessory protein UreG: MSYVKIGIAGPVGSGKTALIERLTREMSKEYSVAVITNDIYTKEDAEFLTANSILPKERIMGVETGGCPHTAIREDASMNLEAVDMMAKRFPDVEIIFIESGGDNLSATFSPDLADSTIYVIDVSGGDKIPRKGGPGITRSDLLIINKIDLAPYVGASLEVMERDSIKMRGTKPFIFTDLHNKVGLDKVINWIKENVLLEGV, translated from the coding sequence ATGAGTTATGTAAAGATAGGAATTGCAGGTCCAGTTGGATCAGGGAAAACTGCATTAATTGAAAGACTTACAAGAGAAATGAGTAAAGAATACAGTGTAGCTGTAATAACAAACGATATATATACAAAAGAGGATGCAGAGTTTTTAACTGCAAACAGTATTCTTCCAAAGGAAAGAATCATGGGGGTAGAGACCGGTGGATGTCCTCATACTGCAATAAGAGAAGATGCTTCTATGAATCTTGAAGCTGTGGATATGATGGCAAAAAGATTTCCAGATGTTGAGATAATATTTATAGAGAGCGGTGGAGACAATCTATCAGCTACCTTTAGCCCAGACTTAGCAGATTCAACTATATATGTTATAGATGTATCCGGTGGAGATAAGATTCCAAGAAAAGGTGGACCTGGAATAACAAGATCTGATCTTCTTATAATAAACAAGATAGATTTAGCACCATATGTTGGTGCAAGTCTTGAGGTAATGGAAAGAGATTCTATAAAGATGAGAGGAACTAAACCTTTTATTTTCACAGATCTTCATAACAAAGTAGGATTAGATAAGGTTATAAATTGGATTAAAGAAAATGTTCTGCTTGAGGGAGTGTAA
- the ureE gene encoding urease accessory protein UreE, producing the protein MLVESILGTLEDFDVHGKEIDFVDIEWYEVNKKIIKKVSSSGRQVGIRLDGSRKLNHKDVLHDDSEFIVIVNIPECEAISIKPSTMEEMGRICYEIGNKHIPLFLHHEEILVPYDEPLMKLLEKNNFNPQKVSARLTNGLETHSHSHSHGHSHEHEH; encoded by the coding sequence ATGTTAGTTGAAAGTATATTAGGAACTTTAGAAGACTTTGATGTTCATGGAAAAGAAATAGATTTCGTGGATATAGAGTGGTATGAAGTCAATAAAAAGATAATAAAGAAAGTAAGTTCCAGCGGAAGACAGGTTGGAATTAGACTAGATGGAAGTAGAAAACTTAATCATAAGGATGTACTTCATGATGATTCTGAATTTATAGTGATTGTAAATATACCTGAGTGTGAAGCTATTTCAATAAAGCCTTCAACTATGGAGGAAATGGGAAGAATATGTTATGAAATAGGAAATAAACACATTCCATTATTTCTGCATCATGAGGAGATACTTGTGCCTTATGATGAACCTTTGATGAAGCTACTTGAGAAAAATAACTTTAATCCACAGAAGGTTTCAGCTAGACTTACAAACGGTTTAGAAACTCACAGCCATAGTCATAGCCACGGACATAGCCATGAGCATGAACATTAG
- the ureA gene encoding urease subunit gamma, with the protein MYFTPREMEKLMLHYAGELARKRKDRGLKLNYPEAVALICSELMEAARDGKTVTELMNLGTKILKEEDVMEGISEMIDEVQIEATFPDGTKLVTVHNPIR; encoded by the coding sequence ATGTATTTTACTCCTAGAGAGATGGAAAAGCTAATGCTTCACTATGCAGGAGAGCTTGCAAGAAAACGTAAGGATAGAGGCTTAAAGCTTAATTATCCAGAAGCAGTTGCACTTATATGCTCTGAGCTTATGGAAGCAGCGAGAGATGGGAAGACTGTAACAGAACTTATGAACCTTGGAACAAAGATATTAAAGGAAGAGGATGTAATGGAAGGAATATCTGAAATGATTGATGAAGTTCAAATAGAAGCAACCTTTCCAGACGGCACAAAACTAGTTACTGTCCATAATCCAATAAGGTAG
- a CDS encoding ATP-binding protein, which yields MKKRKHRLVGMTRKLFILIFITLIPLTFLVVYEIKSNFTSSINQELNSSQDYCEAISSSFTNYITKVWTNQYSIGLSMALNTKWTQSDIEKFMNAVLPYDNGIFSYTWLKPNGDVVTSTSAGVRGKNISDRDYVQAIMQGKDKVIGDLRYAANGYDLIIPVARAIRVNGVLQGIIISNIDIKRLDSVLPARRTGKSSKYGLIDKNGRIVYANDIKGLSYDQRIIPKNSNAWKALNGEVYRYSFKISDLEGAKQVGVDYPIKDIGWSCYVTSPISQITGIQIKRVKNDLMALILVYTVSFIIAFLIGRQHIYSINKIKDVTNKALYKDENYKTDCKGIDEYEEVVDAFNQITEGYNQKINEVEEYSNLKANFMATMSHELKTPLNIILGCVQLMEIQVIENESFKKYLKILKQNSFRLLRLINNFIDINKIEVENLTLNLVNDNIIRVIEDISLSIVEYTNLKNIGIIFDTEVEEKYMAFDHDKIERIVLNLLSNSIKFTESGGVIAINIYDKDDHIVVSVKDNGIGIPKEMQRKIFDRFVQVDSTLRRRAEGSGIGLSLVKSLVELHEGSISVKSEVGIGSEFIIELPVKQVEKNQKASIEGSLSNVEKIKIEFSDIYT from the coding sequence ATGAAAAAGCGAAAACATAGACTTGTTGGTATGACAAGAAAATTATTTATATTAATCTTTATTACACTTATACCATTAACTTTCCTAGTAGTATATGAAATTAAAAGTAATTTTACATCAAGTATTAATCAAGAACTAAATTCAAGCCAAGACTATTGCGAAGCTATAAGCAGTTCGTTTACAAACTATATTACCAAGGTCTGGACCAATCAATACTCAATTGGACTTTCCATGGCCTTAAACACAAAGTGGACACAGAGTGACATAGAGAAATTTATGAATGCTGTGCTTCCTTATGACAACGGTATATTTAGCTATACCTGGTTAAAGCCAAATGGCGATGTAGTAACAAGTACAAGTGCTGGAGTTAGAGGGAAAAATATATCTGACAGAGATTATGTACAAGCTATAATGCAAGGGAAAGATAAAGTTATTGGAGATTTAAGATATGCTGCAAATGGATATGATTTAATAATTCCAGTGGCAAGAGCTATACGAGTTAATGGAGTATTGCAAGGGATAATTATAAGTAATATTGATATAAAAAGATTGGATAGTGTACTGCCGGCTAGAAGAACAGGAAAGTCAAGTAAATATGGATTGATAGACAAGAATGGACGAATTGTTTACGCAAATGACATCAAGGGGTTATCCTATGACCAAAGAATCATACCAAAAAACTCCAATGCATGGAAGGCCCTTAACGGAGAGGTTTATAGATATAGTTTTAAAATATCTGACTTAGAAGGCGCAAAGCAAGTGGGGGTTGACTATCCGATTAAAGATATTGGCTGGAGCTGTTATGTAACATCACCTATTTCGCAAATAACAGGGATTCAGATAAAGCGAGTAAAGAACGACTTAATGGCACTAATACTAGTATATACTGTTTCGTTTATAATAGCATTTCTTATTGGAAGACAACATATATACTCAATCAATAAAATTAAGGATGTTACCAATAAGGCTCTTTACAAAGATGAAAATTATAAAACTGACTGTAAGGGTATAGATGAATATGAAGAGGTTGTAGATGCCTTTAACCAAATTACAGAAGGCTATAATCAAAAAATAAACGAGGTAGAGGAATACAGTAATTTGAAGGCGAATTTTATGGCTACTATGTCACACGAGTTAAAAACACCTTTAAATATTATTCTTGGCTGCGTTCAATTAATGGAAATACAAGTTATAGAAAACGAATCTTTTAAGAAGTATCTAAAGATACTAAAACAAAACAGCTTTAGACTTCTTAGGTTAATAAATAATTTTATTGATATAAATAAGATTGAAGTGGAAAATCTAACTTTAAATTTGGTAAATGATAATATCATAAGAGTTATTGAGGATATTTCCTTGTCCATTGTTGAATACACAAATCTAAAAAATATAGGAATTATATTTGATACTGAAGTAGAAGAAAAGTATATGGCCTTTGATCATGATAAGATTGAGAGAATAGTACTCAACCTGTTATCCAATTCAATTAAATTTACGGAATCTGGAGGAGTTATAGCAATTAATATTTACGATAAAGATGATCATATAGTGGTTTCAGTAAAGGATAATGGTATAGGTATTCCAAAAGAAATGCAGAGGAAAATATTTGATAGATTTGTGCAGGTAGACAGCACACTGAGAAGGAGAGCAGAAGGTAGTGGAATTGGTTTGTCACTAGTAAAATCTCTAGTTGAACTTCATGAGGGTTCAATATCAGTAAAGAGTGAAGTTGGTATAGGTAGTGAATTTATAATTGAACTTCCTGTAAAGCAGGTTGAAAAAAATCAAAAAGCAAGTATAGAAGGTAGTCTGTCTAACGTAGAAAAGATAAAAATTGAATTCTCAGATATATATACATAA
- the ureB gene encoding urease subunit beta, with protein sequence MSFKIKARDYANMYGPTTGDRVRLADTDIIIEVEKDYTTYGDECKFGGGKTLRDGMGQSALGVRAEGVLDLVITNALVLDYTGIFKADIGIKDGKIVGIGKAGNTDIMDNVDENMIVGASTEAIAGEGMILTAGGIDTHIHFISPQQIETALYSGITTMIGGGTGPADGTNATTCTPGAFYIERMLEAAEEFPMNLGFLGKGNSSSLDALREQVEAGALGLKLHEDWGSTPKAIDTCLAVADEYDVQVAIHTDTLNEAGFVEDTVAAIGGRTIHTYHTEGAGGGHAPDIMKIASFPNILPSSTNPTRPYTVNTIDEHLDMLMVCHHLDKKVPEDIAFADSRIRPETIAAEDIFHDMGIFSMLSSDSQAMGRVGEVIIRTWQTADKMKKQRGLLPEDKDLGCDNFRAKRYVAKYTINPAITHGISKYVGSVEVGKYADLVLWKPAFFGVKPEMIIKAGMITASRMGDANASIPTPQPVIYRNMFGAFGKAKYKCCMTFVSKASLENGNIEKLGLNKTVLPVENCRNIGKKDMVLNSETPKIEVNPENYEVKVDGQHVTCKPIKEASLAQRYFLF encoded by the coding sequence ATGAGTTTTAAAATAAAGGCTAGAGACTATGCCAATATGTATGGACCAACCACTGGAGATAGAGTAAGACTTGCAGATACAGACATAATCATAGAGGTTGAAAAGGATTATACAACTTATGGGGATGAGTGCAAGTTTGGTGGAGGTAAGACTCTAAGAGATGGTATGGGACAGTCAGCGTTAGGTGTAAGGGCAGAAGGTGTATTGGATCTAGTTATAACTAATGCTTTAGTTTTAGATTATACAGGGATATTTAAGGCAGACATAGGAATAAAGGATGGAAAGATTGTAGGTATAGGTAAAGCAGGTAATACAGACATTATGGATAATGTAGATGAAAATATGATAGTAGGGGCATCTACCGAAGCTATAGCAGGAGAAGGAATGATCTTAACTGCTGGTGGAATAGATACTCATATTCACTTTATATCTCCTCAGCAGATTGAAACTGCCCTGTACAGTGGCATAACCACAATGATTGGTGGAGGCACAGGTCCAGCTGATGGAACTAATGCTACAACTTGTACTCCTGGTGCTTTTTATATAGAAAGAATGCTTGAAGCTGCAGAAGAGTTTCCAATGAATCTTGGATTTTTAGGAAAAGGAAATTCTTCTTCTTTAGATGCTTTGAGAGAGCAGGTGGAAGCTGGTGCTCTTGGACTTAAGCTTCATGAAGATTGGGGAAGTACTCCAAAAGCCATAGATACTTGTCTTGCAGTAGCAGATGAATATGATGTTCAAGTAGCTATTCATACTGATACTTTAAATGAAGCAGGTTTTGTAGAGGATACTGTAGCAGCAATAGGTGGAAGAACTATTCACACTTATCATACAGAAGGAGCAGGTGGAGGTCATGCACCGGATATTATGAAAATAGCTTCTTTTCCTAATATACTTCCTTCATCTACAAATCCAACAAGACCATATACAGTGAATACTATAGATGAGCATTTAGATATGCTTATGGTTTGTCATCACTTAGATAAGAAAGTACCAGAAGATATAGCTTTTGCAGACTCAAGAATAAGACCAGAAACTATAGCAGCAGAAGATATATTTCATGACATGGGGATCTTTAGCATGTTAAGTTCAGACTCGCAAGCAATGGGAAGAGTTGGAGAAGTTATAATAAGAACTTGGCAGACTGCAGATAAGATGAAGAAACAAAGAGGACTTTTACCTGAAGACAAAGACTTAGGCTGTGATAACTTTAGAGCAAAAAGATATGTAGCAAAGTATACAATAAATCCAGCAATTACTCACGGTATATCTAAATATGTAGGTTCTGTTGAAGTAGGAAAATATGCTGACTTAGTATTGTGGAAGCCTGCTTTCTTTGGAGTAAAGCCTGAGATGATAATTAAAGCTGGAATGATTACTGCAAGTAGAATGGGAGATGCCAATGCATCTATACCAACTCCTCAGCCAGTTATTTATAGAAATATGTTTGGAGCCTTCGGCAAGGCTAAATATAAATGCTGTATGACTTTTGTATCTAAGGCCTCTTTAGAAAATGGAAATATAGAAAAGCTAGGACTTAATAAGACTGTACTTCCAGTAGAAAACTGCAGGAACATAGGAAAGAAAGATATGGTTCTAAACTCAGAGACTCCAAAGATTGAGGTAAACCCTGAGAACTATGAAGTTAAAGTTGATGGGCAGCATGTAACCTGTAAACCAATTAAGGAAGCGTCCTTAGCTCAGAGGTATTTCTTATTTTAA
- a CDS encoding urease accessory protein UreF: MSMNISNQFFTLLQIADSIFPIGSYTQSNGLETYVQKGIVKDSESSKEYLRHMLTSSVKYNDGLAVKLAYEYAKVRDIDKILELDDLLTCSKAPREIKEGSMKLCTRFIKLVNTIKRTELIDLYEKAVNGEKAYGQYCISFGIFAAECDISKEEALMAYVYNQASSIINNCTKLVPLGQLDGQKALFSMQEVMSNITQEILELTVNDIGRCSIGADIRAMQHEDLYSRLYMS, encoded by the coding sequence ATGAGCATGAACATTAGTAATCAATTTTTTACACTGCTTCAGATTGCTGACTCCATATTTCCTATAGGTTCTTATACTCAGTCAAATGGACTTGAGACCTATGTACAAAAAGGAATTGTAAAGGATAGTGAATCATCAAAGGAGTACTTGAGGCACATGCTTACAAGTAGTGTAAAATATAATGACGGATTAGCTGTGAAATTAGCCTATGAGTATGCAAAAGTGAGAGACATAGATAAAATATTAGAACTTGACGATTTGCTTACCTGCTCTAAGGCACCAAGGGAAATAAAAGAAGGTAGTATGAAGCTATGCACTAGATTTATTAAGCTTGTTAACACTATAAAAAGAACCGAACTTATTGATTTGTACGAGAAAGCTGTAAATGGAGAAAAAGCTTATGGCCAGTACTGTATTTCTTTTGGGATCTTTGCAGCAGAGTGTGATATATCAAAGGAAGAAGCTTTGATGGCGTATGTGTATAATCAGGCTTCTTCAATAATAAATAACTGCACTAAACTTGTTCCTTTAGGACAGTTAGATGGTCAAAAAGCACTTTTTAGTATGCAAGAAGTTATGTCGAATATTACCCAGGAAATATTGGAGCTTACAGTGAATGATATCGGAAGATGTAGTATAGGGGCGGATATAAGAGCAATGCAGCATGAGGATTTATATTCTAGATTGTATATGTCTTAG
- the ureB gene encoding urease subunit beta, translating into MKPGEIIVKDRDIICNEGRKTKILIVSNTGDRPVQVGSHFHFFEVNKCIEFDRAEAFGMRLDIASGTAVRFEPGEEKEIQLVEIGGKKLVYGLNDLTAGATDEANKEDSLNRAKENSFKGVK; encoded by the coding sequence ATGAAACCAGGTGAAATAATCGTTAAGGATAGAGATATTATATGTAACGAAGGAAGAAAAACAAAGATTTTAATTGTTTCTAATACTGGAGATAGACCAGTTCAGGTAGGCTCACATTTCCATTTTTTTGAGGTGAATAAGTGTATCGAATTTGATAGAGCTGAAGCCTTTGGTATGAGGCTTGATATAGCATCGGGTACTGCAGTACGTTTTGAGCCAGGTGAAGAGAAGGAAATCCAATTAGTTGAAATCGGTGGTAAGAAGCTGGTATATGGACTTAATGATTTAACCGCAGGAGCTACTGATGAAGCTAATAAAGAAGATAGTTTAAATAGAGCAAAAGAAAACTCTTTTAAAGGGGTGAAATAA
- a CDS encoding zinc ribbon domain-containing protein, producing MAEVTMCQSCGLPFNEEHSHFIATDPDGSKSIYCTNCYKDGKFIVPNMTMKEMIDLIVPILGKAIGEEEARKEMTNLLPTLKRWK from the coding sequence ATGGCAGAAGTAACAATGTGTCAAAGCTGTGGTTTACCCTTTAACGAAGAACACTCACATTTCATAGCAACAGATCCGGACGGAAGTAAAAGCATTTACTGCACAAATTGCTATAAAGACGGAAAATTTATAGTTCCTAATATGACTATGAAGGAAATGATTGATTTAATTGTACCTATTTTAGGAAAAGCAATAGGAGAAGAAGAAGCAAGAAAAGAAATGACAAACTTATTACCAACTCTTAAACGTTGGAAATAA
- a CDS encoding DUF4825 domain-containing protein — protein sequence MNNRFKKIAPIIVVLSLTLIGCNNNSAKISNQTKQTTSKISTYDLIKYKDSYVGDNSAVANIISKLPANSYSAGFSLQTAKEPYGMTINYKANKNSKEEDYTKFWSNVQIEELLEKNAVVLLALIKNADSVDFNVEDIGEKPYKYDRKTLEKKYGGDLRNLFKNDGSLDSFLKS from the coding sequence ATGAATAATAGATTTAAAAAAATAGCCCCTATAATCGTAGTATTGTCATTGACTTTAATAGGTTGCAATAATAATTCAGCTAAAATATCAAATCAAACTAAACAAACTACTTCTAAAATTAGTACCTATGATTTGATAAAATATAAGGACTCTTACGTCGGTGATAATAGTGCTGTAGCAAATATAATCTCAAAACTTCCTGCCAATTCTTATAGTGCAGGATTTAGTCTACAAACTGCTAAAGAACCCTATGGAATGACCATTAATTATAAAGCAAATAAAAATTCTAAAGAAGAAGACTACACTAAGTTTTGGAGCAACGTACAGATTGAAGAACTCCTAGAGAAGAATGCTGTAGTTTTGTTAGCACTTATAAAAAATGCTGACTCGGTGGACTTTAATGTAGAGGATATAGGTGAGAAACCTTATAAATATGACAGGAAAACCTTAGAAAAAAAGTATGGTGGAGATTTAAGGAACTTATTTAAAAATGATGGTTCACTTGATAGCTTTTTAAAGAGTTAA